One genomic segment of Gossypium arboreum isolate Shixiya-1 chromosome 3, ASM2569848v2, whole genome shotgun sequence includes these proteins:
- the LOC108474855 gene encoding gallate 1-beta-glucosyltransferase 84A24-like — MHTMRTEPLLHVFLVSFPGQGHVNPLLRFGKRLASKGLLVTLSTPKGFGKQMAKANNITDDQLIPVGDGFLRFESFQDGWDDDDPRRAHLDQYMHQLELAGKPAISAMIKRYAEQNRPVSCFINNPFIPWASDVAESLGIPSAMLWVQSCACFAAYYHYNHGLVTFPTETDPEIDVQLPSMPLLKHDEVPSFLHPSTPFAYLRTAILGQFKKLDKQFCVLMDTFQELEPEIVEYMSKFCLIKTVGPLFKYPEVPNNTIRCDIMKPDDCIEWLDSKPAASVIYISFGTVVYLKQEQVDEIAEALLATGISYLWVMKPPAKEYGLPIHTLPEGFLEKVGDNGKVVQWSPQDKVLIHPSVSCFVSHCGWNSTMEALSCGVPIVAFPQWGDQVTNAVYLVDVFKTGVRMGRGEAENRIIPKEEVAKCFVEATVGPKAKDLKRNALKWKAAAEAAMASGGSSDRNIQAFINDVRRRCTSMTMNHVDDIDAATMNFVNKHSPTEVEIVEL, encoded by the coding sequence ATGCATACAATGAGAACTGAGCCTCTGCTTCATGTCTTTCTTGTTTCATTTCCAGGCCAAGGCCATGTAAACCCTCTTCTTAGATTCGGCAAGCGCCTCGCTTCCAAGGGTTTGCTTGTCACACTATCTACACCCAAAGGCTTCGGCAAACAGATGGCTAAAGCCAACAACATCACTGACGACCAGCTTATCCCTGTGGGCGATGGCTTTCTCCGATTTGAATCGTTCCAGGATGGTTGGGACGACGACGACCCGAGACGCGCACACCTCGACCAATACATGCACCAACTGGAGCTCGCAGGCAAACCAGCGATTTCAGCGATGATAAAGAGATACGCCGAGCAAAACCGCCCCGTTTCTTGCTTCATCAACAACCCTTTCATTCCTTGGGCATCTGATGTTGCTGAAAGTCTCGGCATCCCTTCTGCAATGCTTTGGGTGCAGTCTTGCGCGTGTTTCGCCGCCTATTACCATTACAATCATGGGTTAGTGACGTTTCCTACTGAAACTGATCCTGAAATTGATGTTCAGTTGCCGTCCATGCCGCTTCTCAAGCACGATGAAGTTCCTAGCTTTTTGCACCCTTCAACTCCTTTTGCTTACTTGAGGACGGCCATTCTTGGTCAATTTAAGAAACTTGATAAGCAATTTTGTGTATTGATGGACACTTTCCAAGAACTCGAGCCTGAAATCGTTGAATACATGTCCAAGTTTTGCCTTATAAAGACTGTTGGTCCATTGTTCAAGTACCCCGAAGTACCAAACAACACGATCCGTTGTGACATCATGAAACCTGATGACTGCATCGAGTGGCTTGACTCGAAACCGGCCGCGTCAGTGATATATATCTCGTTTGGTACTGTTGTTTACTTGAAACAAGAACAAGTGGATGAAATAGCTGAAGCGCTGTTAGCCACTGGTATCTCATACTTGTGGGTGATGAAACCACCGGCAAAGGAGTATGGCCTTCCAATCCACACTTTACCTGAAGGGTTCTTGGAGAAAGTGGGTGACAATGGCAAGGTCGTGCAATGGAGTCCACAAGATAAAGTGCTGATTCACCCTTCGGTTTCCTGCTTTGTGTCGCATTGCGGTTGGAACTCGACGATGGAGGCACTATCATGTGGTGTGCCCATCGTTGCGTTCCCTCAATGGGGCGATCAAGTGACGAACGCTGTTTATTTGGTCGACGTGTTTAAGACCGGGGTGAGAATGGGCCGTGGAGAGGCAGAAAACAGGATAATTCCAAAGGAGGAGGTGGCGAAATGCTTTGTGGAAGCAACAGTGGGGCCGAAGGCAAAGGATTTGAAGCGCAACGCCTTGAAGTGGAAGGCGGCGGCGGAGGCAGCAATGGCAAGTGGCGGGTCCTCTGATAGGAACATACAGGCCTTTATTAATGACGTCAGAAGGAGATGCACGAGCATGACAATGAATCACGTGGACGACATTGATGCAGCTACTATGAATTTTGTGAATAAGCACTCACCGACCGAGGTGGAGATAGTTGAGCTGTGA
- the LOC108475683 gene encoding gallate 1-beta-glucosyltransferase 84A24-like: MSTEPLLHAFLVSFPAQGHVNPLLRLGKRLASKGLLITLSTPKVFGKQMAKANNITDDQLIPVGDGFLRFKSFQDGWDDDDPRRAHLDQYMHQLELAGKPAISAMIKRYAEQNRPVSCLINNPYIPWASDVAESLGIPSAMLWVQSCACFAAYYNYNLGLVPFPSETDPDIDVQLPSMPLLKHDEVPSYLRPSTPFAFLRTAILGQFKKLDKPFCVLMDTFQELEPEIVEYMSKFCLIKTVGPLFKYPEVPNSTIRCDMMKPDDCIEWLNSKPASSVIYISFGTVVYLKQEQVDEIAKALLATGISFLWVMKPPAKELGLPFHTLPEGFLEKAGDNGKILLCSPQVKVLTHPSVSCFVSHCGWNSALEALSCGVPIIAFPQWGDQVTNAVYLVDVFKTGLRMGRGKGKKRITPKEEVAKCFVEATLGLKAKDLKSNALKWKLAAEAAVADGGSSDRNMQTFIDEVKNRCRAKQ; the protein is encoded by the coding sequence ATGAGTACTGAACCTCTGCTTCATGCGTTTCTTGTTTCATTTCCAGCCCAAGGCCATGTAAACCCTCTACTAAGACTCGGCAAGCGCCTTGCCTCCAAGGGTTTgcttatcacactatctaccCCCAAAGTCTTCGGCAAACAGATGGCTAAAGCCAACAACATCACTGACGACCAGCTTATCCCTGTGGGCGATGGCTTTCTCCGATTTAAATCGTTCCAGGATGGTTGGGACGACGACGACCCGAGACGCGCACACCTCGACCAATACATGCACCAACTGGAGCTCGCAGGCAAACCAGCGATTTCAGCTATGATCAAGAGATACGCCGAGCAAAACCGTCCCGTTTCTTGCTTAATCAACAACCCTTACATTCCTTGGGCATCTGATGTTGCTGAAAGTCTCGGCATCCCTTCTGCAATGCTTTGGGTGCAGTCTTGCGCGTGTTTCGCCGCCTATTACAATTACAATCTTGGGTTAGTGCCGTTTCCTAGTGAAACTGATCCTGACATTGATGTTCAGTTACCGTCCATGCCACTTCTCAAGCACGATGAAGTTCCTAGCTATTTGCGCCCTTCAACTCCTTTTGCTTTCTTGAGGACGGCCATTCTTGGTCAATTTAAGAAACTTGATAAGCCATTTTGTGTATTAATGGACACTTTCCAGGAACTAGAACCTGAAATAGTTGAATACATGTCCAAATTTTGCCTTATAAAGACTGTTGGTCCATTGTTCAAATATCCGGAAGTACCAAACAGCACGATCCGTTGTGACATGATGAAACCCGACGACTGCATCGAGTGGCTCAACTCCAAACCGGCCTCCTCAGTGATATACATCTCGTTTGGTACCGTTGTTTACTTGAAACAAGAACAAGTGGATGAAATAGCTAAGGCGCTGTTAGCCACTGGTATCTCATTCTTGTGGGTAATGAAACCACCAGCAAAGGAGCTTGGCCTTCCATTCCACACTTTGCCTGAAGGGTTTTTGGAGAAAGCGGGTGACAATGGCAAGATCTTGCTATGCAGTCCGCAAGTGAAAGTGCTGACCCACCCTTCAGTTTCCTGCTTCGTGTCGCATTGCGGTTGGAACTCGGCGTTGGAGGCGCTTTCATGTGGTGTGCCCATCATTGCGTTCCCTCAATGGGGCGATCAAGTGACAAATGCTGTTTACTTGGTCGATGTGTTCAAAACCGGCTTGAGAATGGGCCGCGGAAAGGGCAAAAAAAGGATAACTCCAAAAGAGGAGGTGGCAAAATGCTTTGTGGAAGCAACGTTAGGGCTGAAGGCAAAGGATTTGAAGAGCAACGCTTTGAAGTGGAAACTAGCGGCGGAGGCAGCAGTCGCAGACGGCGGTTCCTCTGACAGGAACATGCAAACTTTCATTGATGAGGTGAAAAACAGATGCAGAGCAAAACAATGA